In a single window of the Prinia subflava isolate CZ2003 ecotype Zambia chromosome 3, Cam_Psub_1.2, whole genome shotgun sequence genome:
- the OXGR1 gene encoding 2-oxoglutarate receptor 1: MASECTSNFTAQPSPADRLTSCKDEDFLQVKFYLSVLYSLIFLVCFPGNIVAIFVYCVKMRPWKSSTIIMLNLAITDLLYVVTLPFFIHYYANGNDWIFGGFMCKFIQFCFYFNMYSGIIFLSCFSIFRFLVVVHPMKCLFLRKRRWALVTCTVVWMISLVALSPLAVLIAPSHRQNKTICPDLVSAEDFDTSRWYNWGLTLFAFFLPLLTVTLCYVLIICILATGLHTQASYKQKARRLTVLLLLVFYVCFLPFHVFQGIRMELRVQPVSCHLQKTILLMFIITKPLAALNTFGNLLLYVVSGDNFQQAILSLFKFWTNKSLK; the protein is encoded by the coding sequence ATGGCATCTGAATGCACCAGCAATTTTACTGCTCAGCCCAGTCCCGCAGACCGATTGACAAGCTGCAAGGATGAAGATTTCTTACAGGTGAAATTCTATCTCTCCGTCCTTTACAGCCTAATCTTCCTGGTGTGCTTCCCAGGGAACATTGTGGCAATTTTTGTTTACTGTGTTAAGATGAGGCCTTGGAAAAGCAGCACCATCATTATGTTAAACCTGGCTATTACTGACCTATTGTATGTAGTCACGCTTCCTTTCTTTATACACTACTATGCTAATGGAAATGACTGGATTTTTGGAGGCTTCATGTGCAAGTTTATTCAGTTTTGTTTCTACTTCAACATGTACAGTGGTATTATCTTCCTCAGCTGCTTCAGCATCTTCCGCTTTTTGGTAGTTGTGCACCCCATGAAATGCCTTTTTCTTCGGAAGCGGAGATGGGCATTGGTGACTTGCACAGTTGTTTGGATGATTTCCCTGGTGGCCCTCAGCCCCTTGGCCGTCCTGATTGCCCCAAGTCACAGGCAGAACAAGACGATCTGCCCAGACCTGGTTTCTGCTGAGGACTTCGACACAAGTCGCTGGTACAACTGGGGACTGACCTTGTTTGCCTTCTTCCTGCCTTTGCTCACGGTGACTCTGTGCTATGTGCTCATCATTTGCATCTTGGCCACTGGGCTCCACACACAGGCCAGCTACAAACAGAAGGCTCGCAGACTCACTGTTCTCCTCTTGCTGGTCTTCTATGTGTGCTTCCTCCCCTTCCATGTCTTTCAAGGGATCCGGATGGAGCTCCGAGTACAGCCAGTTAGCTGCCACTTGCAGAAAACAATCCTTTTAATGTTCATTATAACTAAACCTTTAGCAGCATTAAATACTTTTGGAAATTTGCTGCTCTATGTTGTGTCAGGAGATAACTTCCAGCAGGCGATACTCTCACTCTTCAAGTTTTGGACAAACAAGAGTTTGAAGTAG